The stretch of DNA GGTGACCGACACACCGCCGATCGCGAGCACCAGGAACGCGGCCGCCGCGGCGACCGGCACCAGGTGCCGGGAACGCCCGGACGGTTGGCGCGCGGCGAGCACGGTGGACACGGCCGTGTCGACGTCGACGAGCTCCGGCATCGGCTCGGCGTCGACGTCCGCCTTCCACGCGGCGAGGATCGCGGCGACGCGATCGTCGGCGTCGTAGCCGCCCACACCGGGCGACGAGACGGACATACCGGCGGCGAGGGCGTTGATGAGCTCGTCGTCGGCCTGTACTGCGACCAGGTCGACCGGATCGGCGAGCTCGTCGAAGGCGACGGGCTGCGACCGCATACCGGGGGGCCGCGACCCGTTCGTGCCGCTGTGGCCGTTGCGACCGGCGCCGAAGGGGTGGCGCGTGTCATCGGGCACTCAGACCACCTCCTCCTCGGGCATCGACTTCCGCAGGCGCGCTAGCGCCCTGTGCTGTGCCACCCGGACGGCTCCCGGGGTGGAGCCGACGGCCTCGGCCGTCTCCTCCGCAGACAGTCCAACGACGACGCGCAGCACGAGGATCTCCCGCTGCTTGTCGGGGAGCGTGTCGAGCAGCTTGCCCATCTCGCTCGACAGTTCGATCCGCAGCGCGCGCTGTTCGGGCCCGTCGGCCACCTCGACCGAGTCCGGGATGTCCGCGACCGGCTCCGACCGGTTCCGAGTGGCTGCCCGGTGTGCGTCGATCACCTTGTGAGAGGCGATCCCGTACACGAACGCGAGGAACGGGCGTCCCTGCACGCGGTACCCGGGCAAGGCCGTGAGCACGGCCAAACACACCTCCTGTGCAACGTCGTCGGCGGAGACCGACGACCTGTCCACTCGGCCCAGGCGTGCCCTGCAGTAGCGCACGACCATGGGCCGGATGAGCGCGATCAGTGTCCCGACGGCCTGGTGGTCGCCCGTCATGGCACGGGCCACCAGTTCGTCGGGTACGTCTGTCTGCTCACTCATCGCGGGCCGTGGGACGCGCGTTACGGAACATCTTCGGCATCATCCGTTCGTGAGGCTGACCACGGAGAGTGTTCAACCGTGCCTCATTACGGACCACCGTAGCGAAGCCGCTCGGCGGACCGGGATGGGCTACTTCGTCTCCAGAGGTAGACGCACGATGGAGGCCATGGGTTGCCGATTCCGGACGACGACCACCCGATCGGGTGCTCAAGCACCCCCGGGAAGGTTACACCGCGGGGCGCGTGTTGCGTCGTTGCACACAGCGAGCGAACAGCTGCGTGTCGGAGGAGTAGCTCAGGGGCGTGCCGGTCGGAAAGCGGGCGACAGGCACGCAGCGCGAGCGGGAGCGGCACCTCGGTGGGCGCCGCTCCCCGCGCTCGTCGCCTCCCGGATCAGGAGACGAGGCCCCGGCGGAAGCCGTGGGCGACGGCCTGGGCGCGGTCGCGCACGCCGAGCTTGCGGAACAGCCGGCGGGCGTGGGTCTTGACCGTGTCCTCCGACAGGTAGAGCTCGCGGCCGATCTGGCCGTTGCTCTTGCCCTGGCTCATGCCGCGCAGCACCTGGAGCTCGCGCTCGGTGAGCTGCACGCCGGGATCCGTTGGCGCACGGGGTGTCGGCACGGCCGTGCTCGCAAGCGTGTGCGCGAGCGCGGCCACCAGCTCGGGGCGCGACGCGTCCCAACGCAAGTAGCCGCGCGCACCACCGGCGATCGCGGCGGCGATGCTGCCCGCGTCGTCGGGGGCGCCGAAGACGATGACGTTGGCTTGCGGATGGGCGGCGACCAGCCGCCGCGTGGCCTCGACCCCGGTGGGCACCGCACGCTGCGTACCGACCAGAACCACGTCCACCGGCTGCCGGGAGAACCTCGCCAGCAGCTCGTCCCCGTGCGCAACGCAATCGATCCGGTGCACCCCCGGCACCGC from Pseudonocardia cypriaca encodes:
- a CDS encoding sigma-70 family RNA polymerase sigma factor gives rise to the protein MSEQTDVPDELVARAMTGDHQAVGTLIALIRPMVVRYCRARLGRVDRSSVSADDVAQEVCLAVLTALPGYRVQGRPFLAFVYGIASHKVIDAHRAATRNRSEPVADIPDSVEVADGPEQRALRIELSSEMGKLLDTLPDKQREILVLRVVVGLSAEETAEAVGSTPGAVRVAQHRALARLRKSMPEEEVV
- a CDS encoding response regulator transcription factor, with amino-acid sequence MTTVLICDDRRSVREGLTRVMSAVPGVHRIDCVAHGDELLARFSRQPVDVVLVGTQRAVPTGVEATRRLVAAHPQANVIVFGAPDDAGSIAAAIAGGARGYLRWDASRPELVAALAHTLASTAVPTPRAPTDPGVQLTERELQVLRGMSQGKSNGQIGRELYLSEDTVKTHARRLFRKLGVRDRAQAVAHGFRRGLVS